The Ziziphus jujuba cultivar Dongzao chromosome 5, ASM3175591v1 genome segment TCCTGTCTAATTACCCACTATGAAGTTGTTGCTTGTTTTTTTTGGTACCCCAACTCTGCTTTATAATAATCATTAAAGTTAATCAGCGTGGCCCGATATGATTTCTAGTGCAGTTCCCGTCATATACCACCATCACCATCATTACTCATTCATATTCTCTCTCTCGCCTATGGACTACTacttgtgttttttttcttttctttttttttttttcttttttttgggtaataactATTACTTGTtatttgtgtttatatatatatatatatatatatatcatatgtgATGTTAAGGGGGTGGGCACGAACCACGCTGAAAAGCCCTGTTTGGTTAGTCAAACTCGAGGATTTTTGTATTGGGTCCCTCTTTTGACTGACCATGATACAGTTCCAAATCCACACTTTAATTTTCCCACTGAGAGCCTAAACAGACAAGAAAAAAGTGTTACCTAAACGGCTATGCCTCCAATAATCATAAAAGAAGTGATCTGAAACATTTTGTGGGAAAACAAGACACATCAAGATTCCTCCAATGCAGCTGGAAAGCTATGCCATTCATAGCGCATGATAAGTGGTTCACTCGTTTCCTCCGTTTCCATAATTTATGCATAGAAATATTGACATCCAAGGTCGTGCAAAATTTCTGACTCTCTCCTGTctaactaattatatttatattaatatttatcttcatcaccaccaccacttcCACTTCCACTTCCACTTCCACCGCCacaccaccacctccaccacACTGCATACAATGAATGGAATATCATGAGGTTTTAGATCAGCACTCATTTGCGCACTTTGTGCGGATATTAGTATACAGAATCTTGAGGGGTGCGCAGTGCGCATGAACCTTTCAATAACAGATCAATCACGGCCTGGCGGGCCTATCAGCTTTCAGTTCTGTGATCGATGTGCTATTATATATACAAAGTTAACAACTCCATATCTGTGGAAGGTAAGCTCTTATCTCAACAGTAGCAGTGTCAGACAAACTGATGGATTGTAGCATGAAAGGCATTTGGATGTTGTTGTCGTTAGTCTGCTTTCTCTTCCTAGTTTCGTCTCTGGGAGAAACTAAAGCGGCTTATCCTACTGCCAACAATGGCCTTTATATCGTCTACATGGGAGCTGCAGCTTCGTCAAATGGTTCCTTGCGGATCCAACATGCTCAGCTTCTGAGATCTGTCTTGAGAGGGTAATCATAcatggctttttttttcttttttctttttttcgtgtGTTCTTTACCAATGCCTGGCCTAATTATATATTACTAAATTTGTACGGTAGAAGTTATAGAGAAAAGGTCTTAAAAACATATAGATAGTACTAGAGTCGTTTAATTTGGTCATCAAAACTTCTGCATTTTGAATCTTAAAAACATATAGATAGTTCTAGAGTAGTTTAATTTGTTCATCAAACTTATGCATTTTAAATGATATGCTATTCATTTGATAGTCGGTTACTGTCTGATAACATGCATGGCATGAAAATTGAATTTGTGGCAGGAAACCAAATGCAGTAGTACATACGTATAAGAATGGTTTCTCAGGCTTCGCAGCTCGACTATCAGAAGCGGAGGCCAATTCAATCGCAAAAAATCCAAGGGTTGTATCCGTTTTCCCTGATCCACTATTGAAACTCCACACGACTCATTCATGGGATTTTCTCAAGTATCAAACAGCTCTGAAAGTGGACTCCAATCCCAACTCCGACTCAAACTCTTCAATATCCCAAGGTTCCGATACCATCATCGGTATCCTAGACACAGGTGAATGAATCAGAACCATGTTTCTCCGAGGCCGAGGGGATCAAGACCAACCATTACCAAGCCTTTTAACATAAAATTGATCCCAAGTTTCCAAGTTTTGgtttttcttcaatagtttCTGACAAAACTAAATGAACGTGTAATATGGCACAAAAAAAATGCAGGTATTTGGCCTGAATCAGAGAGTTTCACTGACAAGGGAATGGGTCCAGTTCCATCACGCTGGAAGGGAAAGTGCATGGAAGCCGCTGACTTTACTTCCTCCAACTGCAACAGGCAAATTAAATTTACCactttattatattagcctttgatgacataataataatatataatacaaaaatcatTATCAATTCAAATAACTTCCCGCTGCAATAAAGTGAAACaaaaagttttgttttgttttgattattGAATATGTAAGTACGTGTGAATATGATCAGAAAGCTAATTGGAGCAAGATTTTACAATCAAGAGGAAAACAAAGCCGTACATCAGAATTCAGCGAGGGATGCGATTGGCCACGGTACCCACGTGGCATCTACAGCAGGGGGGAGCACCGTAGAAGGTGCGTCCTACTACGGCCTGGCGGAGGGGACAGCCAAGGGTGGGTCCCCTGCCTCCAGGATTGCCATGTACAGAGTGTGCTCGGACGTGGGATGCCGTGGATCCGCCATTTTAGCGGCATTTGACGATGCCATCGCCGACGGCGTCGACGTCTTGTCACTGTCGCTGGGGGCCCCGGCAATGGCGGAGCCCGACTTTTCAAGCGATCCGATTGCGCTGGGAGCTTTCCACGCCGTAGAGAGGGGGATACTCGTGGTTTGCTCAGCTGGGAATGATGGACCCACCCAAGGAACCGTTTCCAACGTGGCTCCTTGGATATTCACTGTTGCTGCTTCCACCATGGACCGGGATTTTGAGTCTGATGTTGTGTTTGGTAGTAACAATAAGGTCATTAAGGTAATTGCATACTCTTCCACCATCTGCTTTTAGGTTCCGCTTTATGTCAATCATtttcttatggaaaaaaaaaaaaaaatgataaaaattaaaattcagctGCGTCTGATGGACGGAGGTTAGCTTTttgaaatatgttttatgtaaatTTCAGACTTAATGGTAATCAATAaacattattttgtttcttccaAAAATCCAAAAGAGAAGCTGAGAAAAAGAAGCTCTGGGTGGATTAAACCAGTTTTGACCAGTTGACTTGGGTTGTGCCTGGTAAAAGGTTCGATTCCTGTAAACAAAGCAAGTAGTGCCAAAACTCCTATAATTAGCATAGAGATTTAGAGTGTCATATTCGCTTGTCAGCTACAGAGTAGACCAACAATGGTAGCCAAAGAGCTGCTCAAAGGAAGCAAAACAGCCGAAATAGTACTTCGAAAACAACAAAATGAAAAGATCATAATGACATGGCTTTTTCCtcgtgattttatttatttatttttttttttcttttcagggGGAAGGCATAAACTTTTCGCCTCTTAAAAATTCTGCAGAGTATCCGTTGATACATGCCAAGGCTACCAAGACAAGTGATGGCGATGAAGATGAAGCAAGGTCATAATGCTTCAACAATATTGTCTCAAAACTTAATGATGTTATTACAATATATCCTTACTACTGTGCGTTAACATATCTAGTTCACTCGACATGTCCAGAAACTGCGATGAAATTCAGATGGACAAAGACAAAGTTAAGGGAAAGATTGTAATATGCGACAGTGATGATGGTTATAGACCATATGACAAGAGGGATGCGGTGAAGAATATGGGGGGAATAGGTGCTGTTATCATCGATACTTTAACAAGGTCAGTCGCAGAAAATTTTGGAGGATTTCCAACCACTGTGATCAGCTCCAAGGACGCCCAAGATATCCTCTCCTACTGGAACTCAACCAGGTAAACGGAAAACCAATTCCCTCTCGTTCAttgaaacttttcaaaagaattCACAGCTAACGAGctttcaataaatatgtctttACTTGTGAAGCAAACCAGTGGCAACAATTTTACCAACCGTGGCGATAACCAAGTACAAGCCAGCGCCTGTAATAGCATATTTCTCATCTAGAGGACCTGCCTTCACTACAAATAAGATTATCAAGGCAAAGCTACTGATTTTCCTCTAGAATATATAAGAGAAAGAATCAGAAAAGCAAattaagaaaccaattggtttgtctgatgttttatttttggttttgcaGCCTGACATTGCAGCACCTGGAGTGAACATTCTTGCAGCATGGATTGGCAATGACACAGAAGAGGCTCCAGAGGGCAAACAACCTTCGCCATTTAATGTGATTTCAGGGACTTCAATGTCATGCCCGCATGTTTCTGGGATAGCAGCCACCGTCAAATCTCAGTATCCCACATGGAGCCCTTCTGCAATCAGATCAGCCATCATGACGTCGGGTAAGAAATCAGGACTAGAATTCTAATGCAGGAGCTTGTATGCGTGTTCACTAAATGCTAATTCTTGGCTGACTGCTGAACAAAATTACAGCAACTCATACAAACAATTTGGGAGCTCCAATAACGACAGATTCAGGTTCTATCGCTACGCCCCACGATTATGGTGCAGGGGAAGTGACAACACAGGGACCCTTGCAACCGGGGCTGGTTTACGAAACCAGCACAATTGACTACTTGTACTTCCTTTGTTATAGCAGATATGAGTTGTCAGACATCAAGAAACTCTCAAATACCATTCCCAGCAATTTTACTTGCCCTAAGGAGTGGAGTGACGATGCTATATCCAATATCAACTATCCATCAATAGCAATCTCCAACTTTGATGGGAAACAGAGCAAGAATGTAACCAGAACAGTTACAAATGTTTCAGGAGATGAAAAAGCAGTTTTTATGGCTACAATGGATGCACCAAGTGGTCTAGACGTCAAAGTGATTCCAGACAAATTGGCATTTACAAAGAACAATCAGAAGCTCAGTTACCAAGTGGTTTTCTCTTCAGCTGTGTCCCCGATAAATTCACATGTTTATGGATCAATTACATGGACAAACGGGAAATTTAGCGCCCGGAGCCCTTTTGTTGTAAGCAAATGATAATCAGACTCGCAAAAGTTCTGAATTCTGTGTGAAGACATATAGTTGATACAGTATGTGTAAAACAATCTGCCAATAGGCGCTTAAGGtgttcctttacttaattatgtgTAAAACAATCTGTAAAACAATCTGCCAATAGGCGCTTAAGGTGTTCCTCTACTTAATAATCAAACTTTAGACAGTTGATGATGGGAAAGAATCTAGTAATATACACTTCAGTTGCATCTTCACTTTAGAACCAGAATTCAAAAAGTTTGTCAGACTTTTGTTGGACCACTTTTAAACACCTTATGTTCAAcctattttgacaaaaccatataaatagtgctcaaatatttgtatatattcgGACAAACAAACCTTTATCAAGAAAAAACTAGAGAAAAGCCATGTCAGACCGGTTATAGGGGTCCCAAATAAGTGGCAGAATGCCGCTAATACCCTTTTTAGCCATCCATATTAAGAACGCTGGGTATCAATTGGAAGGAGTATGTTCCTTAAGTCAACGGAACATATCTAAGAAAGCAACAACATTACAGTCACACGGCCAACGCACGATGGCATCGCACAAATAGAATTCCCTAGACCATACGCACACACAAACAAGTAAAAATTAACTGCACTAAGTTACCAATCTGTTTTTCATAATCAGTCCAGAAGATATCAGCCGCAACAAGAAAAGCAATTCAGCTGTGTTTCAAAAAATTAGACCAGAGGAATCAAAGAAAGAGCCTTTGAAATAAAGAGTTTTCATTTACCATCATATTAACATCATAAAAGATATCCGGATAACATCACACTTTGTGAGACTTAAAAGAAGATGGGGAAGGATATAATGGGACCATGGAAGCCCTGAGAAATCCAATACAACGAGAGAGAAGTACTTAACTGACTAAAGAGACTACCAAATATTAAACAGAAACGATATTCCATGACCTCAACATAAGAAAAGACATTAAACACAGATAGATTCAAACAATCACTCAAAAGCCCATTGATTTTCCCTGCGAACCTCCTCCTCTTCCTCTGGTGTAAAGTCGTTCTTGATGTTGAATGTCTTGCGGATCTCTTCAGGAGTCTTACCCTTGATCATGTCAGCAACAGTCTGGCAGGTCAGGTCCAGCAAACTCTTGATGTTCAAATAATTTGCAGCCTACAAAATACCCAAGGCAGAGACATGagaccttttttttgtttttttcaaccTCCAATACATAACGATGCTAGTACTATGCTTTTAGTGTATTATCGCATACACAAAAACCAAATAGGTATAAAAACCAAACTTACAAAGACTTCACACAAAATCTTCCATGATAGACAACAAATATATCCTTGCAAACCCCCCCGACCCcccccaaaaaccaaaaagttaacccacaataatcaaattatatcatGAAATAGCAGCAACACATACAAATCATTGACCTAAATCAATAGTCCAATTCATAAACAACACAATAAATCTAATTAAACACTACCCACATTCAAAACCCTAACTCCCTATCAATTTAAAGAAAAGAGGGAAAAATTGAAACCCAAAAAATTACACAGAGTcctcaaaataaaattgaagggCTAATTTCACATTTAATAAAGCCACAAACGCCGTATAAACCAACccaccaaataaattaaaatttaaatgcaaGGGAAAAAACATATGAAAAGCAAACAGTCAGAAAACAAAAATCGAACCAACAAAGAATCGAAGAATCAATGACATCAACGACAAAGttacaagaaaaacaaaatagattagGAGAGAAAGGGGTTACCAGGATAAGATCGAAAAGGGTAGCCTGGTCGACCTTGACAAAGTCAGCATCCCAGGCCTTGAGTTCGTCGTCGACGGAAGAGCCACGTTCGTCAGGCTTTGGGGCCTCAACGTGCTTCCTGCAGTACTCGATGACCTTTGACAAGATCTTGCTGGTGACGTTGGGCAAAGGAATCCCATTGTCCGCGCAATCGTCCTCGATCATGTGCTTGATCGTCTGCGATTCCAAAGCCACCGCCTCGTCCACCTCGAATGTCTCGCCGTCGGAGCTCTTCAGCGTTATCTTCCGGCCTGAAGACATCTTTCGCGATCTCTGGCTATCACGCGAAAAGAGAGAAATGGGGGTAATCAGATTTGTGagcgaaagaaaaagaaaagaaagaaaagagagagagag includes the following:
- the LOC107422401 gene encoding SKP1-like protein 1B, which translates into the protein MSSGRKITLKSSDGETFEVDEAVALESQTIKHMIEDDCADNGIPLPNVTSKILSKVIEYCRKHVEAPKPDERGSSVDDELKAWDADFVKVDQATLFDLILAANYLNIKSLLDLTCQTVADMIKGKTPEEIRKTFNIKNDFTPEEEEEVRRENQWAFE
- the LOC125422418 gene encoding CO(2)-response secreted protease-like isoform X2, whose amino-acid sequence is MDCSMKGIWMLLSLVCFLFLVSSLGETKAAYPTANNGLYIVYMGAAASSNGSLRIQHAQLLRSVLRGKPNAVVHTYKNGFSGFAARLSEAEANSIAKNPRVVSVFPDPLLKLHTTHSWDFLKYQTALKVDSNPNSDSNSSISQGSDTIIGILDTGIWPESESFTDKGMGPVPSRWKGKCMEAADFTSSNCNRKLIGARFYNQEENKAVHQNSARDAIGHGTHVASTAGGSTVEGASYYGLAEGTAKGGSPASRIAMYRVCSDVGCRGSAILAAFDDAIADGVDVLSLSLGAPAMAEPDFSSDPIALGAFHAVERGILVVCSAGNDGPTQGTVSNVAPWIFTVAASTMDRDFESDVVFGSNNKVIKGEGINFSPLKNSAEYPLIHAKATKTSDGDEDEARNCDEIQMDKDKVKGKIVICDSDDGYRPYDKRDAVKNMGGIGAVIIDTLTRSVAENFGGFPTTVISSKDAQDILSYWNSTSKPVATILPTVAITKYKPAPVIAYFSSRGPAFTTNKIIKPDIAAPGVNILAAWIGNDTEEAPEGKQPSPFNVISGTSMSCPHVSGIAATVKSQYPTWSPSAIRSAIMTSATHTNNLGAPITTDSGSIATPHDYGAGEVTTQGPLQPGLVYETSTIDYLYFLCYSRYELSDIKKLSNTIPSNFTCPKEWSDDAISNINYPSIAISNFDGKQSKNVTRTVTNVSGDEKAVFMATMDAPSGLDVKVIPDKLAFTKNNQKLSYQVVFSSAVSPINSHVYGSITWTNGKFSARSPFVVSK
- the LOC125422418 gene encoding CO(2)-response secreted protease-like isoform X1, encoding MDCSMKGIWMLLSLVCFLFLVSSLGETKAAYPTANNGLYIVYMGAAASSNGSLRIQHAQLLRSVLRGKPNAVVHTYKNGFSGFAARLSEAEANSIAKNPRVVSVFPDPLLKLHTTHSWDFLKYQTALKVDSNPNSDSNSSISQGSDTIIGILDTGIWPESESFTDKGMGPVPSRWKGKCMEAADFTSSNCNRKLIGARFYNQEENKAVHQNSARDAIGHGTHVASTAGGSTVEGASYYGLAEGTAKGGSPASRIAMYRVCSDVGCRGSAILAAFDDAIADGVDVLSLSLGAPAMAEPDFSSDPIALGAFHAVERGILVVCSAGNDGPTQGTVSNVAPWIFTVAASTMDRDFESDVVFGSNNKVIKGEGINFSPLKNSAEYPLIHAKATKTSDGDEDEASSLDMSRNCDEIQMDKDKVKGKIVICDSDDGYRPYDKRDAVKNMGGIGAVIIDTLTRSVAENFGGFPTTVISSKDAQDILSYWNSTSKPVATILPTVAITKYKPAPVIAYFSSRGPAFTTNKIIKPDIAAPGVNILAAWIGNDTEEAPEGKQPSPFNVISGTSMSCPHVSGIAATVKSQYPTWSPSAIRSAIMTSATHTNNLGAPITTDSGSIATPHDYGAGEVTTQGPLQPGLVYETSTIDYLYFLCYSRYELSDIKKLSNTIPSNFTCPKEWSDDAISNINYPSIAISNFDGKQSKNVTRTVTNVSGDEKAVFMATMDAPSGLDVKVIPDKLAFTKNNQKLSYQVVFSSAVSPINSHVYGSITWTNGKFSARSPFVVSK